From one Pseudoliparis swirei isolate HS2019 ecotype Mariana Trench chromosome 5, NWPU_hadal_v1, whole genome shotgun sequence genomic stretch:
- the LOC130194206 gene encoding sterile alpha motif domain-containing protein 9-like encodes MELPTSVGKWTKEDVRLWLMTVVKVHETYANIFFEEEVSGDMLVYFEKKDILDLGIHHGPAVKITSYLESLKEGSEYESQFPAYVKNWTKEQVNQWLQQHLRVYIKYAERLQEEDVSGDCIVCFKKQDFLDLALKNGPAVKILAELRQLKMKPEPTLQPVLHNSTDPRESPKPTQPELVLSQDIAIKQPDSCHEIESKTDNILVKESEKVQLPFQKVSEKEGIYQPQYLGARRKGAIMVKSVLEYIHSYHSPTKEHCGNPENSGRPFRR; translated from the exons atggagctgccgacctctgtGGGAAAATGGACCAAGGAAGACGTCCGCCTGTGGCTGATGACAGTGGTCAAAGTTCATGAAACTTATGCCAACATTTTCTTTGAAGAGGAAGTGTCTGGAGACATGTtagtttactttgaaaaaaaagacatattgGACTTGGGAATACATCATGGTCCAGCTGTAAAAATCACATCTTATCTAGAAAGTTTGAAAGAAGGATCGGAATATGAATCACAGTTCCCAGCATATGtgaaaaactggacaaaagaACAAGTGAACCAGTGGTTACAGCAGCATCTTAGGGTGTATATCAAATATGCAGAACGACTCCAAGAGGAAGATGTGTCTGGAGATTGCATTGTTTGCTTCAAAAAGCAGGATTTTTTGGATCTGGCTTTGAAAAATGGTCCTGCTGTGAAGATTCTGGCAGAACTTCGTCAGCTGAAGATGAAACCAGAGCCAACACTGCAACCAGTCCTTCACAACAGCACAGACCCAAGAGAATCTCCAAAACCCACTCAACCTGAACTAGTTCTGTCTCAGGACATAGCAATCAAACAACCAGATTCATGTCATGAAATTGAATCAAAAACTGACAACATATTAGTAAAGGAATCTGAAAAGGTTCAGCTGCCATTCCAAAAGGTTTCAGAGAAAGAGGGAATCTATCAGCCACAATACTTGGGGGCCAGGAGAAAAGGAGCTATAATGGTAAAATCTGTTTTGGAGTATATTCATTCTT ACCACAGTCCCACCAAAGAGCACTGTGGAAATCCAGAAAATTCTGGACGACCTTTCAGAAGATAA